The Elusimicrobia bacterium HGW-Elusimicrobia-1 genome contains a region encoding:
- a CDS encoding aminopeptidase has translation MFIELSFRTSIKRIISLIIFTVGAFAVISATTYGWRFWRRASGSIREDKDIMLAGRLEKHVYKLSHEIGDRSVFEYHNLQKAAEYIAGQLSSFGYSVRFQSYDVLNKKVGNIIAEKKGSQKPCEVIIVGAHYDTCFNPGADDNASGVAGVIELAREFSKRDTKHTIRFVAFVNEEPPFLKTGDMGSVVYAKELKKKGDVIKGAVILEMIGYYTEKTFSQRYPPLLGAVYPNKGNFICLAGNFPSRKLLNKVVSGFRKGTSFPVESITLGFAPGADLSDHWSFWEEKYPAVMFTDTAFFRYPHYHKDSDIWEKLDYEKMSYVVKGVASALRELAE, from the coding sequence ATGTTTATCGAACTTTCCTTTCGAACCAGCATAAAAAGAATCATATCGCTGATAATTTTCACCGTCGGCGCTTTTGCCGTAATCTCCGCCACGACATACGGCTGGCGTTTCTGGCGCAGGGCGTCTGGGAGCATCCGCGAGGACAAGGATATTATGCTTGCCGGGCGGCTTGAAAAACACGTTTATAAACTTTCGCATGAGATAGGCGACAGGAGCGTTTTCGAATATCATAATCTTCAAAAAGCGGCGGAATATATAGCCGGTCAGTTGTCCTCTTTCGGTTACAGCGTAAGATTTCAAAGTTACGATGTTTTGAATAAAAAAGTCGGCAACATAATAGCGGAGAAAAAGGGCTCGCAAAAACCCTGCGAAGTTATCATAGTGGGCGCGCATTATGATACGTGTTTCAATCCCGGCGCCGACGACAATGCGAGCGGCGTGGCGGGTGTTATCGAACTTGCGAGGGAATTTTCAAAAAGGGACACGAAACACACGATAAGGTTTGTGGCTTTTGTAAACGAGGAGCCGCCGTTTTTAAAAACCGGGGATATGGGCAGTGTCGTGTATGCAAAAGAATTAAAAAAGAAAGGCGATGTCATCAAAGGGGCGGTGATTCTTGAGATGATAGGTTATTACACGGAAAAAACTTTCTCCCAGAGATACCCGCCGCTTTTGGGAGCGGTCTATCCGAACAAGGGGAATTTTATATGCTTGGCGGGAAATTTTCCGTCGAGAAAACTTCTGAATAAAGTCGTTTCCGGTTTCAGGAAAGGAACGTCATTTCCGGTCGAATCCATAACGCTGGGTTTTGCCCCCGGTGCCGATCTTTCGGACCACTGGTCATTCTGGGAGGAAAAATATCCCGCCGTAATGTTCACCGATACCGCTTTTTTCAGGTACCCGCATTATCACAAAGATTCCGACATATGGGAAAAACTTGACTACGAAAAGATGTCGTATGTTGTGAAAGGCGTCGCGTCGGCTTTGCGGGAACTTGCCGAATAG